The Streptomyces kanamyceticus genome window below encodes:
- a CDS encoding formylglycine-generating enzyme family protein produces MTAVPGGRVTLSDRRTRRSWTVDVAPCRLGTFPVTRALYARVGAGPVANAAERPVESVSWWDAVRFCNALSLRDGFRPAYRIGADGEDIGWDTSADGYRLPTEAEWEHACRAGTSGPRYGPLDDIAWYRDNSGERAHAVGGRRPNAWGLHDMLGNVWEWCWDVYDAEVYGSYRVLRGGGWFDERWSCRASVRRRSPPTFQVDDVGFRLARSAG; encoded by the coding sequence ATGACCGCGGTGCCGGGGGGACGGGTCACGCTGTCCGACCGGCGCACCCGACGCAGCTGGACGGTCGACGTGGCGCCCTGTCGACTCGGTACGTTTCCGGTCACCCGGGCCTTGTACGCGCGAGTCGGCGCAGGTCCCGTGGCCAACGCCGCCGAGCGGCCGGTGGAGAGCGTCTCCTGGTGGGACGCCGTCCGCTTCTGCAACGCCTTGTCCCTGCGCGACGGCTTCAGGCCCGCCTACCGCATCGGCGCCGACGGCGAGGACATCGGCTGGGACACCTCCGCCGACGGCTACCGGCTGCCGACGGAGGCCGAGTGGGAGCACGCCTGCCGCGCCGGTACGAGCGGGCCGCGCTACGGCCCGCTCGACGACATCGCCTGGTACCGCGACAACTCGGGGGAGCGGGCCCACGCGGTGGGCGGCAGGCGGCCCAACGCGTGGGGCCTGCACGACATGCTCGGCAACGTCTGGGAGTGGTGCTGGGACGTGTACGACGCCGAGGTCTACGGCTCCTACCGGGTACTGCGCGGCGGCGGCTGGTTCGACGAGCGGTGGAGCTGCCGTGCCTCCGTACGCCGCCGCAGTCCCCCCACCTTCCAGGTCGACGACGTGGGCTTCCGGCTCGCCCGCTCCGCCGGCTGA
- a CDS encoding 2Fe-2S iron-sulfur cluster-binding protein — protein sequence MPKITYVSVDETTRTIEVPVGTSVMRGAVFNDVDGIVAQCGGNAQCATCHVYVDETTADRLPAAGPDEDDMLDFTASPRLDTSRLSCQLTVTDDLDGLIVRLPERQN from the coding sequence ATGCCCAAAATCACCTACGTGTCCGTCGACGAGACCACGCGGACGATCGAAGTCCCCGTCGGCACGAGCGTCATGCGCGGCGCCGTCTTCAACGACGTCGACGGCATCGTCGCCCAGTGCGGCGGCAACGCGCAGTGCGCCACCTGCCACGTCTATGTGGACGAGACGACCGCCGACCGCCTGCCCGCCGCCGGGCCCGACGAGGACGACATGCTCGACTTCACCGCGTCACCGCGCCTCGACACCAGCCGCCTGAGCTGCCAGCTCACGGTGACCGACGACCTGGACGGTTTGATCGTCCGCCTTCCGGAACGGCAGAACTGA
- the cydB gene encoding cytochrome d ubiquinol oxidase subunit II: MSLETLWLALLGLLLAGYFVLGGYDYGVQMLHPYLGDDRESRPDRNAALDAIAPFFLGNEVWLVAFTGVLFGAFPHLEGTLLSGLYPLIVAILVGLVLGNAAVQLRGRSRGARGRRWWDALIVIGGALPALCWGLVVGLLLHGVPRRPDGSFHIGYGEVFSPFVLACGVSTALLFAAHGAGFVALRSTPELAAKARDMGLSLLTGVAAVGSIALLLTLFGAGASMTNRATSAVIAALLVAALAGAWWSLSRGHRVRAFAATCCATALPVLLVGAGHYPYLLISSAGTGLTIDHAVTDDATLKILSVFGVLVVPVILAYQSWSWWAFRGRTGRRHPSYF; encoded by the coding sequence ATGAGTCTGGAGACCCTCTGGCTGGCCCTGCTCGGCTTGCTTCTCGCCGGGTACTTCGTGCTCGGCGGGTACGACTACGGCGTACAGATGCTGCATCCCTACCTCGGCGACGACCGCGAGAGCCGTCCCGACAGGAACGCCGCCCTCGATGCCATCGCACCCTTCTTCCTGGGCAACGAGGTGTGGCTCGTCGCCTTCACCGGTGTCCTGTTCGGTGCCTTCCCGCACCTGGAAGGCACGCTCCTGTCCGGCCTGTACCCGCTGATCGTGGCGATCCTCGTCGGCCTGGTCCTCGGCAACGCGGCCGTCCAACTGCGCGGTCGTTCACGCGGCGCACGTGGCCGACGGTGGTGGGACGCCCTGATCGTGATCGGCGGCGCGCTGCCCGCGCTGTGCTGGGGGCTCGTCGTCGGGCTGCTCCTGCACGGTGTGCCACGGCGGCCCGACGGGAGCTTCCACATCGGCTACGGCGAGGTGTTCTCGCCGTTCGTGCTGGCCTGTGGAGTGAGCACCGCACTGCTCTTCGCGGCGCACGGCGCCGGATTCGTCGCGCTGCGCTCGACGCCCGAACTCGCCGCGAAGGCACGCGACATGGGGCTGAGCCTGTTGACCGGCGTGGCCGCCGTGGGCTCGATCGCGCTGCTCCTGACGCTCTTCGGCGCGGGTGCCTCGATGACGAACCGCGCCACCTCGGCGGTCATCGCCGCCCTGCTCGTGGCGGCGCTCGCCGGAGCCTGGTGGTCCCTCTCGCGCGGTCACCGGGTCCGGGCGTTCGCGGCCACCTGCTGCGCCACCGCGCTGCCCGTGCTGCTCGTGGGCGCGGGCCACTACCCCTACCTCCTGATCAGCTCGGCGGGCACCGGCCTGACCATCGACCACGCCGTCACCGACGACGCCACGCTGAAGATCCTCAGCGTGTTCGGAGTCCTGGTGGTCCCGGTGATCCTCGCGTACCAGTCCTGGAGCTGGTGGGCCTTCCGGGGGCGGACGGGTCGACGCCACCCCAGCTACTTCTGA
- a CDS encoding cytochrome ubiquinol oxidase subunit I: MSAADLARLQFAATTGIHWLFVILTMGLVPLVAIMHTRAAFTREPAKRAVRERMTRFWGQLYVINYAVGIVTGLVMEFQFGLSWSGLSKFAGNVFGAPLALETLIAFFAESTFLGMWIFGWGRLRSGVHVTLIWLVALTAYASGYWIMIANGFMQHPVGYEVRDGAAYLTDFGALLTNSSALVALFHITLAALTTGGAFVAGISAWHFLKGTKETELFRGSLRLGLWVAMVTSFFVVIVGEMQRPVIERTQPMKHAVLENSGVAELQAQLVKEHGPGDYVPWQDTMRISMDVMTLIGNTVSTITLIAVVLLWKDRLMRWRWASWVLVAMIPFPFVASAGGWVVREVGRQPWLVYGELTVEDALSQVGTAALAVSCAVFIAIFLALAVTNWALMTRFARRGPEATQLGTVEPLPDDEKQPLAVI, encoded by the coding sequence ATGAGCGCTGCGGATCTGGCCCGACTCCAGTTCGCGGCCACGACCGGCATCCACTGGCTGTTCGTGATCCTCACCATGGGGCTCGTGCCCCTCGTGGCGATCATGCACACCAGGGCCGCGTTCACCCGTGAGCCCGCCAAGAGAGCAGTCCGGGAGCGCATGACCCGCTTCTGGGGTCAGCTCTACGTCATCAACTACGCGGTCGGCATCGTGACCGGCCTCGTCATGGAGTTCCAGTTCGGGCTGAGCTGGAGCGGCCTCAGCAAGTTCGCGGGCAACGTCTTCGGCGCCCCCCTGGCGCTGGAAACCCTCATCGCCTTCTTCGCCGAGTCCACCTTCCTCGGCATGTGGATCTTCGGCTGGGGCCGACTGCGCAGCGGCGTGCACGTCACGCTCATCTGGCTGGTGGCCCTGACCGCGTACGCCTCCGGCTACTGGATCATGATCGCGAACGGCTTCATGCAGCACCCCGTCGGCTACGAAGTGCGCGATGGCGCCGCCTACTTGACCGACTTCGGCGCGCTGCTCACCAACTCCAGCGCCCTGGTCGCGCTCTTCCACATCACGCTCGCCGCGCTGACGACGGGCGGCGCTTTCGTCGCCGGGATCAGCGCCTGGCACTTCCTGAAGGGCACCAAGGAGACCGAGCTGTTCCGTGGGTCCCTGCGCCTGGGCCTTTGGGTGGCCATGGTCACCTCGTTCTTCGTCGTCATCGTCGGCGAGATGCAGCGGCCCGTGATCGAGCGGACCCAGCCGATGAAGCACGCGGTCCTGGAGAACAGCGGCGTCGCCGAGCTGCAGGCACAGCTAGTCAAGGAACACGGGCCCGGCGACTACGTGCCCTGGCAGGACACCATGCGGATCTCGATGGACGTCATGACGCTCATCGGCAACACCGTCTCCACCATCACGCTCATCGCCGTCGTCCTGCTGTGGAAGGACCGGCTGATGCGCTGGCGCTGGGCCTCGTGGGTCCTGGTGGCGATGATCCCGTTCCCCTTCGTCGCGTCCGCGGGCGGCTGGGTCGTCCGTGAGGTCGGGCGTCAACCCTGGCTCGTATACGGCGAGTTGACGGTGGAGGACGCGCTCTCCCAGGTCGGCACCGCCGCGCTCGCGGTGTCCTGTGCCGTGTTCATCGCCATCTTCCTCGCACTGGCCGTGACGAACTGGGCCCTGATGACCCGCTTCGCCCGCCGCGGCCCCGAGGCGACCCAGCTCGGCACGGTCGAGCCGCTTCCCGACGACGAGAAGCAGCCGCTCGCGGTCATCTGA
- the cydD gene encoding thiol reductant ABC exporter subunit CydD has protein sequence MKPAERRLMRELPVLRRHMTYSTVLALAGGGLVVAQAALLATVLADGFAGQPPRTGPLAALGAVMALRALLAWARGGLAQRAAADAKRTLRDKVTGRLRHTGPLPLASRRHGETVTLLTRGVDAIDPYVVGYLPTMAAAAVVPLTVVGWLLWTDWTSALIIVVTLPLIPVLGALVGLHTTQRTARQWQLLARLGGHFLDVVAGLPTLRAFGRERHQSRVVGEMADAHRRATMRTLRVAFLSSFVLETLATLSVALVAVPVGLRLLHGDVDLRTALVVLFLAPEAYLPLRAAGAAFHDSAEGVAVAERVFAILDEREDGRGSGAPGGLSTEPTGTRAPVPDPRTARLCLDDVTVQYPGRAEPALHRVSLSVGPGEHVALVGPSGAGKSTLLALLLGFMSPARGRVTVGGADLAELDPDAWRAQVAWVPQRPHLFAASVADNIRLGRPGASDAEVLRAARAACADRFVAELPLAYDTVLGEHGAGLSAGQRQRIALARAFLKDAPVLLLDEPTAHLDPESEAAVTRATVDLMRGRTAIVVAHRTSLLPHADRVVTVREGGLVPTGPAPDLLVGPGPAPGESLVTS, from the coding sequence ATGAAGCCCGCCGAACGCCGCCTGATGCGCGAACTCCCCGTGCTGAGGCGCCACATGACGTACTCCACGGTGCTCGCCCTGGCCGGCGGCGGACTCGTCGTCGCCCAGGCGGCGCTGCTCGCGACGGTGCTCGCGGACGGCTTCGCGGGGCAGCCGCCACGGACCGGGCCGCTCGCGGCACTCGGCGCCGTCATGGCACTGCGCGCGCTCCTCGCCTGGGCCCGCGGCGGGCTCGCGCAGCGCGCCGCGGCCGACGCCAAGCGCACGCTCCGCGACAAGGTCACCGGCAGGCTCCGGCACACCGGGCCGCTGCCTCTCGCGTCCCGCCGCCACGGTGAGACGGTGACGCTGCTGACCCGCGGCGTCGACGCCATCGATCCGTACGTCGTCGGCTATCTGCCCACGATGGCGGCTGCCGCGGTGGTGCCCCTCACGGTCGTCGGCTGGCTGCTGTGGACCGACTGGACCTCGGCGCTGATCATCGTCGTGACACTGCCGCTGATCCCCGTACTCGGCGCGCTGGTCGGCCTGCACACCACTCAACGTACCGCCCGGCAATGGCAGTTGCTCGCCCGGCTCGGCGGTCACTTCCTCGACGTGGTGGCCGGACTGCCGACCCTGCGCGCGTTCGGCCGCGAGCGGCACCAGAGCCGGGTGGTGGGCGAGATGGCCGACGCCCACCGGCGGGCCACCATGCGGACGCTGCGCGTGGCGTTCCTCTCCTCCTTCGTCCTGGAGACTCTCGCCACGCTCTCCGTCGCACTGGTCGCCGTACCGGTCGGACTGCGGCTGTTGCACGGCGACGTGGATCTCCGCACGGCGCTGGTCGTCCTGTTCCTCGCCCCCGAGGCGTATCTGCCGCTGCGCGCGGCGGGCGCGGCTTTCCACGACAGCGCGGAGGGCGTCGCGGTGGCCGAACGGGTCTTCGCGATCCTCGACGAGCGGGAGGACGGGCGCGGCTCCGGCGCCCCGGGTGGCCTGTCCACCGAGCCCACCGGCACCCGCGCCCCGGTCCCCGACCCCCGTACGGCGCGGCTGTGCCTGGACGACGTCACGGTCCAGTACCCCGGCCGCGCCGAGCCCGCCCTCCACCGCGTCTCGCTCTCCGTCGGCCCCGGCGAACACGTGGCCCTGGTCGGCCCGAGCGGCGCGGGCAAGTCCACCCTCCTGGCCCTGCTCCTCGGCTTCATGAGTCCCGCCCGAGGCCGTGTCACCGTCGGCGGCGCCGACCTCGCGGAGCTCGACCCCGACGCATGGCGCGCCCAGGTGGCGTGGGTGCCGCAGCGGCCGCACCTGTTCGCGGCCTCCGTCGCCGACAACATCCGCCTGGGACGCCCCGGCGCGAGCGACGCCGAGGTGCTGCGGGCGGCCCGCGCCGCCTGCGCGGACCGCTTCGTGGCGGAGCTGCCCCTTGCGTACGACACGGTCCTCGGCGAACACGGCGCCGGGCTCTCGGCGGGTCAGCGCCAACGGATCGCGCTGGCCCGCGCGTTCCTCAAGGACGCGCCCGTGCTGCTCCTCGACGAGCCGACCGCCCACCTCGACCCCGAGAGCGAGGCCGCCGTGACGCGCGCCACCGTCGACCTGATGCGCGGGCGCACCGCGATCGTGGTCGCCCACCGGACGAGTCTGCTGCCGCACGCGGACCGGGTCGTCACCGTACGGGAGGGCGGCCTCGTGCCCACGGGCCCCGCCCCCGATCTCCTCGTCGGCCCCGGACCGGCACCCGGGGAAAGCCTGGTGACCTCATGA
- a CDS encoding LysR family transcriptional regulator codes for MDLLQLRYFRAVARYEHISRAAEELRVAQPSLSRTIARLEADLGTPLFDRQGRRIRLNQYGSIFLRHVERALSELDDGRRALADARDTGLGRVSVASETLLTISPLLGSFRAAYPRADVRLHQSNAEEMDRQLRAGEVDFCVASQPLTGANLDSIELAREEVLLAVPYGHWLDGRESVTIREIADEPFVSTRRGHWQRTLLDRLFEAEGLTPMLSCEGNEPAASQDMISSGLGIGLIPAISRKAGTETRVPVAWVHLDAPGCSRILTLVWNRDTYLSEAALRLREFITSRPLMTHRLPIPRHGNAPDPA; via the coding sequence GTGGATCTTCTGCAGTTGCGCTACTTCCGAGCAGTGGCCCGTTACGAGCACATCAGCCGGGCCGCCGAGGAGCTGCGCGTCGCCCAGCCCTCGCTGAGCCGCACCATCGCGCGCCTCGAGGCCGATCTCGGCACCCCGCTCTTCGACCGGCAGGGCCGCCGCATCCGGCTCAACCAGTACGGCTCGATCTTCCTGCGTCACGTCGAGCGCGCCCTGAGCGAACTCGACGACGGCCGAAGGGCCCTGGCGGACGCCCGGGACACGGGGCTCGGCCGCGTCAGCGTCGCCTCCGAGACCCTCCTGACGATCAGCCCGCTGCTCGGCAGCTTCCGGGCCGCGTACCCCCGTGCCGACGTGCGTCTCCACCAGTCGAACGCCGAGGAGATGGACCGTCAGCTGCGCGCGGGCGAGGTCGACTTCTGCGTGGCGTCACAGCCGCTGACCGGCGCGAACCTGGACTCGATCGAGCTCGCCCGCGAGGAGGTGCTGCTCGCGGTGCCGTACGGGCACTGGCTGGACGGGCGGGAGAGCGTGACGATCCGCGAGATCGCCGACGAGCCGTTCGTCAGTACGCGCCGGGGTCACTGGCAACGGACGCTGCTCGACCGGCTGTTCGAGGCCGAGGGGCTCACGCCGATGCTCTCCTGCGAGGGCAACGAACCTGCGGCGAGCCAGGACATGATCAGCTCGGGCCTGGGCATCGGCCTGATCCCGGCGATCTCCCGCAAGGCGGGCACCGAGACGCGCGTACCGGTCGCCTGGGTGCACCTCGACGCGCCCGGCTGCAGCCGGATCCTCACCCTGGTGTGGAACCGCGACACCTATCTGTCCGAAGCGGCCCTGCGACTGCGGGAGTTCATCACCAGCAGGCCACTGATGACGCACCGCCTGCCCATCCCCCGCCACGGGAACGCCCCGGATCCGGCCTAG
- a CDS encoding carbamoyltransferase family protein: MIVLGYNGFTRGAELFGRLYGATGVGRNLLVGHDAAAALVIDGEVVAAVEEERLSRVKKTSDFPAQAIRWCLDSAGVDLDQVDVFAFPWRFSSAVAEEMIAKICDAELPVAAKFDSLRRTGELYTGMLARDAVYSDFVQRTGYRLDPNKLALVPHHLAHLMCGAYLAGGGDAAFLVSDGRAETLSAVMGELRDGVVKRFDEGTVDMASSLGVAYGRITRYLGFVPNNDEYKVMGLAAYGPPPQHNPLLERVVRLHEGGSYTISVPPDVQEYCALFDGIFGGDSEKREEFDFRVKVAGLAQHMVEAVTAHQLRALTAVSGLDTLLFEGGLALNCVANTKMLERSSFTDMEVSFGASDPGVAIGAAVYTAGLRNRPADAVTTPYLGPSYGEGRILDALEAYGDRVEWQREPDAASVAGRTAELLAEKNVVGWFQGRAEFGPRALGSRSILASPAFPDIKDIINLRVKHREPFRPFAPVVLESEAPRVFEMGKKTSSPYMTFVFPVRKEYQERIPGACHVDGTARVQTVDERQNPELAALLGAFTALTDVPCLLNTSFNVAGEPIVCSPRDALDCFLATEIDYLVIDRFVVTKREGPGKMT, translated from the coding sequence GTGATCGTGCTCGGTTACAACGGGTTCACCAGGGGCGCGGAGCTCTTCGGACGGCTCTACGGGGCGACCGGCGTCGGCCGCAACCTCCTGGTGGGGCACGACGCGGCGGCGGCCCTGGTGATCGACGGCGAGGTGGTCGCCGCGGTCGAGGAGGAGCGGCTGAGCCGGGTCAAGAAGACCTCCGACTTTCCGGCGCAGGCGATCCGCTGGTGCCTGGACTCCGCCGGTGTCGATCTCGACCAGGTGGACGTCTTCGCCTTCCCCTGGCGCTTCTCGTCGGCCGTCGCCGAGGAGATGATCGCGAAGATATGTGACGCCGAGCTGCCGGTCGCGGCGAAGTTCGACTCGCTGCGGCGCACGGGCGAGCTGTACACCGGCATGCTCGCCAGGGACGCGGTGTACAGCGACTTCGTGCAGCGCACGGGGTACCGCCTCGACCCGAACAAGCTCGCCCTGGTGCCCCACCACCTGGCCCACCTGATGTGCGGCGCCTACCTGGCGGGCGGGGGCGATGCCGCGTTCCTGGTGAGCGACGGCCGGGCGGAGACCCTGTCGGCCGTCATGGGCGAGCTGCGCGACGGCGTGGTCAAGCGCTTCGACGAGGGCACCGTCGACATGGCGAGCTCGCTCGGCGTGGCCTACGGCAGGATCACCCGCTACCTGGGCTTCGTGCCGAACAACGACGAGTACAAGGTGATGGGCCTGGCCGCGTACGGTCCGCCGCCCCAGCACAACCCGCTGCTCGAACGCGTCGTGCGGCTGCACGAGGGCGGCTCGTACACGATCTCCGTGCCCCCGGACGTCCAGGAGTACTGCGCCCTGTTCGACGGCATCTTCGGCGGCGACAGCGAGAAGCGCGAGGAGTTCGACTTCCGGGTCAAGGTCGCGGGTCTCGCCCAGCACATGGTCGAGGCCGTCACCGCCCATCAGCTGCGGGCGCTGACCGCGGTCTCCGGCCTGGACACCTTGCTCTTCGAGGGCGGACTCGCCCTGAACTGCGTGGCCAATACGAAGATGCTGGAGAGGTCGTCGTTCACCGACATGGAGGTGAGCTTCGGGGCCAGCGACCCGGGCGTCGCCATCGGCGCCGCCGTGTACACCGCGGGCCTCAGGAACCGTCCCGCCGACGCGGTCACCACCCCCTACCTCGGACCCTCGTACGGCGAAGGGCGCATCCTCGACGCCCTGGAGGCATACGGCGACCGCGTGGAGTGGCAGCGGGAGCCCGACGCCGCGTCCGTCGCCGGGCGGACGGCGGAACTGCTCGCGGAGAAGAACGTCGTGGGCTGGTTCCAGGGCCGCGCCGAGTTCGGGCCGCGCGCCCTGGGCAGCCGCAGCATCCTCGCCAGCCCGGCCTTCCCCGACATCAAGGACATCATCAACCTCCGGGTCAAACACCGGGAGCCGTTCCGCCCGTTCGCGCCCGTCGTCCTGGAGTCCGAGGCGCCGCGCGTCTTCGAGATGGGCAAGAAGACCTCGTCCCCGTACATGACGTTCGTCTTCCCGGTGCGCAAGGAGTACCAGGAGCGCATCCCCGGTGCCTGCCACGTCGACGGCACGGCGCGCGTCCAGACGGTCGACGAGCGCCAGAACCCCGAACTCGCCGCGCTGCTCGGCGCCTTCACGGCCCTGACGGACGTGCCCTGCCTCCTCAACACCTCCTTCAACGTGGCGGGCGAGCCCATCGTCTGCTCCCCGCGGGACGCGCTGGACTGCTTCCTCGCGACCGAGATCGACTACTTGGTCATCGACCGGTTCGTCGTCACCAAGCGTGAGGGCCCCGGTAAGATGACTTGA
- the cydC gene encoding thiol reductant ABC exporter subunit CydC, whose product MTSCTAAAPGPLASPASPSPRSHPRRHPTLGLLRHLLPYWRRLLPAALAAAGSDLAGAALMATASWLITRAAEQPPLASVSLAIVAVRALALGRGALRYTDRLLGHDGVLRAVAGFRTRVYEGLVPLAPAGTLAFRGGDLLTRLVDDVDAAQDLLLRVLIPVAAACAVAAAATGTAMALLPQAGVLLGLLLAVAGLLVPALVLALSRRTGRTEKAARAELAALTVDLTRGAADLAAYGARGRTHDRARRAASRIAALERRGALTTSLASAVVLLCQGAATAGVTWLALRAHADGALPAVRLTVLAVLALVAFEALVPLPAAARRLAEVRVSARRLADVLDAPPPVTEPLDPAPLPTEGPVGVEITGLRVRHHPDAPPALQGVSLRLPPGRRIVLVGASGSGKSTLIAALMRFVPYEAGSIRVAGRELRDCAGADVRGLITGMTQDAHVFHATLRANLLLARPGASEAELRVAARRARILEWIEGLPDGWDTLVGGDGATMSGGQRQRLLLARALLADPPVLVLDEPTEGLDPDTAADVLADILDATRGRTTLLVTHERSGLAGADAVVTLDRARH is encoded by the coding sequence ATGACGTCCTGCACGGCAGCCGCTCCCGGGCCTCTCGCGTCTCCCGCATCCCCCTCGCCCCGGTCGCATCCACGGCGGCACCCCACCCTCGGCCTCCTGCGCCACCTCCTCCCGTACTGGCGCAGGCTGCTGCCCGCCGCGCTCGCCGCCGCGGGCAGTGACCTCGCGGGGGCCGCGCTGATGGCCACCGCCTCCTGGCTGATCACCCGCGCCGCCGAACAGCCCCCGCTGGCCTCGGTGAGCCTCGCGATCGTCGCCGTGCGCGCCCTGGCCCTCGGGCGCGGAGCGCTCCGCTACACCGACAGGCTCCTCGGTCACGACGGGGTGCTCCGGGCCGTCGCGGGCTTCCGCACCCGGGTGTACGAGGGGCTCGTGCCGCTCGCCCCCGCGGGCACCCTGGCCTTCCGTGGCGGCGACCTCCTGACCCGGCTCGTCGACGACGTCGACGCCGCCCAGGACCTGCTCCTGCGGGTCCTGATCCCGGTGGCGGCCGCCTGCGCGGTCGCCGCGGCCGCCACCGGCACCGCCATGGCGCTGCTGCCGCAGGCGGGCGTGCTGCTCGGGCTGCTCCTCGCCGTGGCCGGACTCCTGGTGCCCGCGCTGGTGCTCGCGCTGTCCCGCCGTACGGGCCGTACGGAGAAGGCGGCGCGAGCCGAACTCGCCGCGCTCACCGTCGACTTGACCCGAGGGGCGGCGGACCTCGCCGCCTACGGCGCCCGGGGCCGCACCCACGACCGGGCCCGCCGCGCCGCCTCCCGGATCGCCGCGCTGGAACGCCGGGGCGCCCTGACCACGTCACTCGCGTCCGCCGTGGTGCTGCTGTGCCAGGGCGCCGCGACGGCCGGTGTCACCTGGCTCGCGCTGCGCGCCCACGCGGACGGCGCGCTGCCCGCCGTGCGCCTCACCGTCCTCGCGGTCCTTGCCCTCGTCGCCTTCGAAGCCCTCGTGCCCCTGCCCGCCGCCGCGCGGCGACTGGCCGAAGTGCGGGTGTCCGCACGCCGGTTGGCCGATGTGCTCGACGCGCCGCCACCCGTCACCGAACCCCTCGATCCGGCGCCGCTGCCCACCGAAGGCCCGGTCGGCGTGGAGATCACCGGCCTCCGGGTCCGGCACCACCCCGACGCGCCCCCGGCCCTGCAAGGGGTGAGCCTGCGGCTGCCGCCGGGGCGCAGGATCGTCCTCGTCGGCGCCAGCGGCTCGGGGAAGTCGACGCTGATCGCGGCGCTCATGCGGTTCGTCCCGTACGAGGCGGGCAGCATCCGGGTCGCCGGACGCGAGCTGCGCGACTGCGCGGGCGCCGACGTCCGCGGCCTGATCACCGGCATGACCCAGGACGCGCACGTCTTCCACGCCACCCTCCGCGCCAACCTCCTCCTCGCCCGCCCCGGCGCGAGCGAGGCAGAGCTGCGCGTAGCGGCGCGCAGGGCCAGGATCCTGGAGTGGATCGAGGGGCTGCCCGACGGCTGGGACACCCTCGTCGGCGGGGACGGCGCCACGATGTCGGGCGGCCAGCGCCAACGCCTGCTCCTTGCCCGCGCGTTGCTCGCCGACCCGCCCGTCCTCGTCCTGGACGAACCCACCGAGGGCCTCGACCCCGACACGGCGGCCGACGTGCTGGCCGACATCCTCGACGCGACCCGCGGTCGTACGACTCTCCTGGTCACCCACGAACGCTCGGGCCTGGCCGGTGCCGACGCGGTCGTCACACTCGACCGCGCCCGTCACTGA